Proteins encoded within one genomic window of Bacteroidota bacterium:
- a CDS encoding gliding motility-associated C-terminal domain-containing protein has product MNGSFEINTAGVDQINLSNPAFNGFMSNTIAFGSFGDMDIIRSATYCGLPQNGTWYTALTGSGTDAITMQLAAPLVTGTTYTITFWDKGCWGTYSTSAPPVQIGLSTVAGALGTAVYTAPAPTNNVWVQRTATFVAPNNGQYISVVLTAGGLGDWTQIDNFAFSAAASPTANFTASNTNICPNNCINFTDMSTGAPTSWSWTFAGGIPATSTAQNPTNICYSTPGTYAVTLTATNANGSNTMNQTTYITVNPFPTVTAASSGTITCANPSVTLTGTSAGNTMVWNGGALVNAPNPATVSAAGTYTCTATSPAGCTATQTITVTSNTTPPVVTAASSGTITCTNTSVTLTGTSAGNTMVWNGGALVNAPNPATVSAAGTYTVTATDATNGCTATQTIAVSSNTTPPTVIATTSGNLSCTVLSVTLTGTSAGNTMVWNGGALVNAANPATVSAAGSYTVTATDATNGCTATQTVTVTSSATPPAVTATASGNITCTTTSITLTGTSAGNTMVWNGGALVNAPNPATVSATGTYTCTATDPVTGCTNTTTVTVTANTTPPVVTATGGTLTCFTTSVVLTGTSAGNTMVWNGGALVNAPNPATVSATGTYTVTATDPANGCTATQTVTVTSNTTPPTVTATSSGNISCTNPTSTLTGTSAGSTMVWNGGALSNASNPATVNAAGTYTVTAVDIANGCSSTATITITANITPPSVTIAPADTITCAVTTVALSATGSAGVTYSWAGPGIQSGGNSATPIVSAGGNYTCTVTNPVNGCTATQIVNVVASVNPPVATAGGGATINYGNSTLLTGTGGGTYAWLPHAGLSCYSCPNPTASPTVTTTYCVNVTDSLGCSDSACTIVVVDITCGTFGFPNAFSPNNDGENDVFHCMINPGCISDYHLVIYDRWGEKVFETEDYTQGWDGTVKGELLDNAVFVYYATATLSTTKEKLVRKGNVSLIR; this is encoded by the coding sequence ATGAACGGAAGTTTTGAGATCAATACAGCCGGCGTCGATCAGATCAATCTTTCCAATCCTGCTTTCAACGGTTTCATGTCGAACACAATCGCCTTCGGAAGTTTCGGCGACATGGATATCATCCGCTCAGCAACTTATTGCGGGCTTCCGCAGAACGGAACGTGGTACACCGCGCTCACCGGTTCCGGAACAGATGCAATCACCATGCAACTCGCCGCTCCATTGGTAACGGGAACAACGTACACCATCACTTTCTGGGATAAAGGTTGCTGGGGAACTTATTCGACCAGCGCTCCTCCTGTGCAGATCGGACTTTCTACTGTTGCAGGCGCATTGGGAACTGCAGTTTATACTGCACCTGCTCCAACAAATAATGTGTGGGTGCAACGCACTGCAACTTTTGTTGCACCAAACAACGGACAATATATTTCTGTTGTACTCACAGCAGGTGGCCTCGGCGACTGGACACAGATCGATAATTTTGCTTTCTCTGCAGCTGCTTCTCCCACTGCAAATTTTACTGCATCGAATACAAATATCTGTCCGAACAATTGCATCAACTTCACCGACATGAGTACGGGCGCACCCACTTCCTGGTCGTGGACCTTTGCAGGAGGAATTCCCGCAACTTCCACAGCGCAGAATCCAACAAACATTTGTTATTCCACTCCCGGAACTTATGCAGTCACTCTTACTGCAACAAATGCAAACGGATCGAACACCATGAACCAGACCACTTACATCACGGTAAATCCATTCCCTACAGTTACAGCAGCTTCTTCCGGAACCATCACCTGCGCGAATCCGAGCGTAACACTTACGGGAACGAGCGCAGGAAATACCATGGTGTGGAATGGCGGCGCACTGGTGAATGCACCGAATCCCGCTACCGTTAGTGCAGCTGGAACCTACACTTGCACTGCCACAAGTCCTGCAGGTTGTACTGCAACACAAACCATCACGGTCACATCCAATACCACTCCGCCTGTAGTTACTGCAGCTTCTTCCGGAACCATCACGTGCACGAACACGAGCGTAACGCTCACAGGCACGAGCGCGGGAAATACCATGGTGTGGAACGGTGGAGCGCTCGTAAATGCCCCGAATCCGGCAACTGTTTCTGCAGCCGGCACCTATACTGTGACTGCGACTGACGCAACTAACGGTTGTACTGCAACACAAACCATCGCCGTTTCATCAAATACAACTCCTCCCACTGTCATTGCAACTACAAGCGGAAATCTGTCATGCACTGTTTTATCAGTTACTTTGACCGGAACAAGTGCAGGGAATACTATGGTGTGGAACGGAGGCGCTCTCGTAAATGCGGCAAACCCGGCAACAGTTTCTGCAGCCGGATCTTATACCGTTACCGCGACTGATGCCACGAATGGTTGTACTGCAACACAAACCGTCACTGTCACATCCAGCGCAACACCGCCGGCTGTTACGGCAACAGCATCAGGAAATATTACCTGCACTACTACAAGCATTACACTCACGGGCACGAGCGCAGGAAATACCATGGTGTGGAATGGCGGCGCGCTGGTGAATGCACCGAATCCCGCTACAGTTAGCGCAACGGGAACTTACACCTGCACCGCAACGGATCCTGTTACCGGTTGCACAAATACAACTACGGTCACCGTCACCGCAAACACCACACCACCTGTTGTTACTGCAACGGGCGGAACGCTCACGTGCTTCACCACCTCCGTAGTGCTCACGGGCACGAGCGCAGGAAATACCATGGTGTGGAATGGCGGCGCGCTGGTGAATGCACCGAATCCCGCAACAGTTAGCGCAACAGGAACCTATACGGTGACTGCAACTGATCCCGCGAATGGTTGTACTGCAACACAAACCGTCACTGTAACATCAAATACAACTCCGCCAACTGTTACTGCAACATCATCGGGAAATATTTCCTGTACCAATCCTACTTCAACGCTCACCGGAACTTCTGCCGGAAGTACAATGGTGTGGAACGGAGGTGCACTTTCAAACGCGTCAAATCCTGCGACAGTGAATGCAGCCGGAACCTATACGGTAACTGCAGTGGATATTGCGAATGGTTGCTCCAGCACAGCAACGATCACGATCACGGCAAATATAACTCCGCCATCAGTAACCATAGCGCCTGCCGATACGATCACTTGCGCTGTGACTACCGTTGCATTGAGTGCAACCGGATCAGCGGGAGTAACCTATTCGTGGGCCGGCCCCGGAATTCAGAGCGGCGGAAATTCCGCAACACCTATTGTGAGTGCCGGTGGAAATTATACCTGCACGGTTACCAACCCGGTGAATGGTTGTACTGCAACACAAATCGTGAATGTAGTGGCGAGTGTAAATCCTCCTGTTGCAACTGCGGGCGGCGGAGCAACAATCAACTACGGCAACAGCACATTGCTCACCGGTACCGGCGGGGGAACTTACGCATGGCTTCCACACGCGGGACTGAGTTGCTACAGTTGTCCGAATCCTACTGCTTCACCAACTGTAACGACAACTTATTGTGTGAACGTCACTGATTCGCTTGGATGTTCCGACAGTGCGTGTACGATAGTGGTGGTGGATATCACTTGCGGAACTTTTGGTTTTCCCAATGCATTTTCACCGAATAATGACGGGGAGAATGATGTATTCCATTGCATGATCAACCCGGGTTGCATCTCAGATTATCACCTGGTGATCTATGACCGCTGGGGAGAAAAAGTTTTTGAGACTGAAGATTACACGCAGGGATGGGACGGAAC